In Chitinispirillales bacterium ANBcel5, a single window of DNA contains:
- a CDS encoding polyprenol monophosphomannose synthase, with the protein MDLSKVLIIIPTYNERENIVLIIPEIKKILPQVHILVVDDSSPDGTAQCVEQMARGIDGVHLFVRPTKDGLGKAYISGFKWALEREYEFIFEMDADFSHSPEYLPAFLEAARENDLVLGSRYICGVNVVNWPMSRLLLSYFANRFARFITGIPVKDCTGGFKCFRRSLLQSLKLDSIASSGYSFQIELNYFAWKGGFRLKEIPIVFSDRQRGVSKMSTKIIREALVLIWRLRISSFFKKKAVNGRS; encoded by the coding sequence ATGGATCTTTCAAAAGTACTTATTATCATACCTACATATAATGAGCGCGAGAACATTGTGCTCATTATACCCGAAATAAAAAAAATCCTGCCGCAGGTACACATACTGGTGGTGGATGATTCTTCGCCGGACGGAACAGCACAATGTGTAGAGCAGATGGCACGAGGGATTGATGGTGTTCATCTTTTTGTGCGACCCACAAAGGATGGCCTGGGCAAAGCATATATAAGTGGTTTCAAATGGGCGCTTGAGCGGGAGTATGAGTTTATATTTGAAATGGATGCTGATTTTTCACACAGCCCCGAGTACTTGCCTGCATTTCTTGAAGCCGCCAGGGAAAATGATCTTGTTTTGGGATCCAGATATATTTGTGGGGTAAATGTCGTTAACTGGCCGATGTCCCGGCTTTTACTTAGCTATTTTGCTAATCGCTTTGCACGGTTCATTACCGGTATCCCCGTAAAGGACTGCACCGGTGGGTTTAAATGTTTCAGGCGCTCATTGTTACAGTCACTAAAACTCGACTCAATAGCTTCTTCAGGATACTCTTTTCAGATTGAGTTAAACTATTTTGCGTGGAAAGGTGGCTTTAGGCTTAAAGAGATACCTATCGTATTTTCCGATCGACAGAGAGGGGTATCTAAGATGTCTACGAAAATTATCCGGGAAGCACTCGTTCTAATCTGGAGGCTGAGAATATCCTCCTTTTTTAAAAAGAAAGCAGTAAATGGTAGAAGCTAA
- a CDS encoding CotH kinase family protein: MFFKIGLLIIFQSFLMVSKSYGHVILNEIMSSNSFTLSDSDGDYEDWIEILNTGHTTINLAGFGLSDSYSEPFKWVFPAIELEPNQIIVLWASGKDRRNPQGQLHTNFRIARSGEEVILTEPAGERIDELKPVEIPTDWSVGRIEGDTERWFFFKQPTPGKPNTTEAYQEILESPRFSHTPGFYASDFFLELSHPDPQVSIHYTLDGSVPTTESSVYSEPIHIRDRSEEENGISMIPTNDVKVDHFQWTPPLENVAKGTVIRAKAFKPGYLSDQPVSATYFVFPEGASRYSLPVISVITEQENFFCDSIGIYVPGNSYVPGDSSVHNPTGNYTLRGREWEREGSIEYFDPSTGLALSQNVGYRIHGGYSRRFQSKSLRVYARNDYGTNTLNYPFFSESPHDHFRRLILRSGGNDQQLGMMRDAVAQLVVRDLNFVTQGYRPTVVFINGEYWGIKNIRERYDRHYLERVYGVDPENIDLLTHSHYAKEGSDEHYLQVYNFINHNNMAESDNYSKVRENIDVDNFIDYYAAQIITGNRDWPDNNIDFWRLRVPYRTNAPKGHDGRYRWMAYDLDYGYGLYTEPSTDVIYWMMHHKPEWSRRMFVNLIENENFRTDFINRNADLLNTTFKPHRVTGIIDSVSGLIEPEIEEHIRRWNQPQDLNSWFNEIETMREFARRRYHYVRQHLMRFFGLSETSQVTVSTDLDKGKVRINTLLIDEQTPGLEGAPYPWNGVYFKDNPIRLEPVNKEGFVFSHWLINGQREQAPVLSINPKADISVEAVFTTKEKIARGNESLIHFFHFNSINDQIDSVGELTTVLSDYSINTNALISYEGSGEGYMDLVEGTKENIQLDIGAGHALRVRNPSYNRALVFCIPTEGFEHINFSYAVTRTTNGPTQQSLYYSTAKGAPEWVPYKSGIEINEEYETKYFDFSSIASINDNPHFKVKLLFNDQSMGSSGNNRFDNVAVKGRRRREELLHYYNFNTLSENLDPNGRVRVVSSDFSLNGESSITYAGEGIGYMDEVEGTYVNSRRNDSSGSALRVRNPSAGRSLVFNMPTTGYDDILFSYAVRRTTNGATKQSLYYSTQKDTSSWILFESNIEISEEFTVNSFDFSSVEGVSDNPYFRLKITFDEQSMGSSGNNRFDNITLEGVSVSEPVLPDEPTGLTLYQNYPNPFSNSTTIRFFLPEPSTARLIIYDLRGRVVARLLNESLDEGTHEVVWNSRNSASGVYIYRLVYNGKSAVKKMILSR, translated from the coding sequence ATGTTTTTTAAAATAGGACTTCTGATAATTTTCCAATCGTTTCTAATGGTTAGTAAATCTTATGGTCATGTAATCCTAAATGAAATTATGAGCTCTAACTCATTTACTCTTTCAGATAGTGATGGAGATTATGAAGATTGGATTGAGATTTTAAATACTGGTCATACTACTATAAACTTAGCGGGTTTTGGCTTATCAGATTCTTATAGTGAACCGTTTAAGTGGGTTTTTCCTGCAATAGAGCTTGAGCCCAATCAGATTATTGTTCTATGGGCTTCGGGTAAAGACCGGCGAAATCCTCAAGGTCAGTTGCATACTAATTTCAGGATTGCCCGAAGCGGGGAAGAAGTAATTCTTACCGAACCGGCAGGAGAGCGAATTGATGAGCTTAAACCGGTGGAAATTCCTACTGATTGGTCTGTGGGACGTATCGAGGGTGATACTGAGAGGTGGTTTTTTTTCAAACAACCTACTCCGGGAAAACCAAACACCACAGAGGCGTATCAGGAGATTTTGGAATCACCACGGTTTTCACATACTCCGGGATTTTATGCGAGTGATTTTTTCCTGGAGCTGTCGCATCCAGACCCACAGGTCTCTATCCATTATACTCTCGATGGCTCGGTTCCCACTACAGAGTCGTCTGTGTATTCTGAGCCAATACACATACGTGACCGCAGTGAAGAGGAAAATGGAATTTCAATGATTCCTACCAATGATGTGAAAGTGGATCACTTTCAATGGACTCCACCTTTAGAAAACGTGGCAAAGGGCACTGTTATTCGTGCTAAAGCATTTAAACCAGGGTATTTATCAGATCAACCCGTTTCCGCTACCTACTTTGTGTTCCCTGAAGGAGCAAGTCGATATTCGCTTCCTGTGATATCGGTTATTACTGAACAGGAGAATTTTTTCTGTGATTCTATAGGAATCTATGTGCCTGGAAACAGCTATGTTCCAGGCGATTCATCTGTGCACAATCCTACCGGCAATTACACTTTGAGAGGGAGGGAATGGGAGCGGGAAGGAAGCATAGAATATTTTGACCCATCTACGGGTTTGGCATTGTCACAAAATGTGGGGTACCGTATTCATGGTGGTTATTCGAGGCGGTTTCAGAGTAAGAGTTTAAGAGTGTATGCAAGAAATGATTACGGTACAAATACACTCAACTATCCATTCTTCTCCGAATCACCACATGATCATTTCCGAAGGCTTATACTGAGATCCGGAGGCAACGATCAGCAACTTGGGATGATGCGGGATGCGGTAGCTCAGCTTGTCGTTAGAGATCTTAACTTTGTTACTCAAGGGTACAGGCCAACAGTAGTGTTTATCAATGGAGAGTACTGGGGGATAAAAAATATACGGGAACGGTATGACAGGCATTATCTTGAGCGTGTATATGGAGTTGACCCCGAGAATATTGATCTGCTCACACATTCCCACTACGCAAAAGAGGGTTCTGATGAACATTACTTACAAGTATACAATTTCATAAACCACAACAACATGGCTGAAAGCGACAATTATTCTAAGGTTAGGGAAAATATTGATGTGGACAATTTTATCGATTATTATGCCGCTCAGATAATTACCGGTAACCGGGACTGGCCAGATAATAATATTGACTTTTGGCGTCTGAGAGTTCCCTATCGGACAAATGCGCCAAAAGGGCATGATGGCAGGTATCGTTGGATGGCTTATGATTTAGATTACGGGTATGGGCTCTACACTGAACCAAGCACGGATGTAATCTATTGGATGATGCATCATAAACCAGAGTGGTCCAGAAGAATGTTTGTAAACTTAATTGAAAATGAAAATTTCAGGACTGATTTCATAAACAGAAATGCTGATTTGCTTAACACTACTTTCAAACCGCACAGAGTAACCGGTATTATAGATAGTGTTTCTGGTTTAATTGAACCCGAGATAGAAGAGCATATCCGGCGCTGGAATCAACCACAGGATTTAAATTCATGGTTCAATGAGATTGAAACGATGCGTGAATTCGCACGCAGACGCTATCACTATGTTCGACAACACTTAATGCGGTTTTTTGGACTGTCTGAAACCTCACAGGTTACAGTCTCTACCGATTTAGATAAGGGAAAAGTACGAATCAATACATTGCTCATAGATGAGCAGACACCGGGTCTTGAAGGCGCTCCCTATCCATGGAACGGTGTTTATTTTAAAGATAATCCGATTCGTTTAGAGCCTGTAAACAAAGAAGGATTTGTATTTAGCCACTGGCTTATAAACGGGCAAAGAGAGCAGGCTCCGGTTTTGAGTATAAATCCAAAGGCCGACATATCGGTGGAGGCTGTATTTACAACGAAAGAGAAAATAGCCAGAGGAAATGAATCACTCATACATTTTTTTCATTTCAATTCTATAAACGATCAAATCGATTCTGTTGGGGAACTAACTACTGTACTATCAGATTACAGCATAAATACTAACGCGCTAATATCGTATGAGGGTAGTGGTGAAGGCTATATGGATCTGGTGGAGGGAACTAAAGAAAACATACAATTGGATATAGGTGCCGGGCATGCACTCAGGGTAAGAAATCCTTCCTATAACCGAGCCCTTGTTTTTTGTATCCCCACAGAGGGCTTTGAGCATATAAACTTCAGCTATGCAGTAACCCGAACTACAAATGGCCCTACACAACAGTCCCTTTATTATTCCACGGCAAAAGGGGCACCTGAATGGGTACCCTATAAATCAGGTATAGAGATAAATGAAGAATATGAAACCAAATATTTTGACTTTAGTTCGATAGCTTCAATAAATGATAATCCTCACTTCAAAGTAAAGCTGCTGTTTAATGATCAATCGATGGGTAGCTCGGGAAACAATCGTTTCGACAATGTAGCAGTTAAGGGACGGCGTAGAAGAGAAGAGTTACTACACTATTATAACTTTAACACTCTTTCAGAAAACCTTGATCCAAACGGAAGAGTTCGTGTGGTTTCTTCAGATTTCAGTCTGAATGGAGAATCATCAATTACCTATGCAGGTGAAGGTATTGGATATATGGATGAAGTTGAGGGTACATATGTTAATAGTCGAAGAAATGATAGTTCCGGAAGCGCCCTGCGGGTGAGAAATCCATCAGCTGGTCGATCACTGGTGTTTAATATGCCAACAACCGGATACGACGACATTCTTTTTAGTTATGCTGTACGAAGAACCACCAATGGTGCAACAAAGCAATCTCTTTACTACTCTACTCAAAAGGATACTTCTTCATGGATACTGTTTGAGTCTAATATCGAGATATCTGAAGAGTTTACCGTGAATAGTTTTGATTTTAGTTCAGTAGAAGGAGTTAGTGATAATCCTTATTTCCGGTTAAAGATTACCTTTGATGAACAATCTATGGGTTCATCAGGAAATAATCGATTTGACAATATCACACTTGAAGGGGTCTCGGTAAGTGAGCCTGTTTTGCCAGACGAACCAACTGGTCTTACATTGTATCAAAACTACCCCAACCCATTTTCCAATTCAACCACAATTCGATTTTTTCTGCCGGAGCCTTCAACTGCTCGTCTTATAATATATGATCTTAGAGGCAGAGTTGTTGCAAGATTACTAAACGAATCACTTGACGAGGGCACTCATGAGGTCGTTTGGAATAGTAGAAATAGTGCTTCAGGAGTTTACATATATCGACTTGTCTATAATGGTAAATCGGCTGTAAAAAAGATGATCCTGAGCAGATAG
- a CDS encoding glycosyltransferase: MVEANNSQVLLSVVIVNYKVPYCLREALNSVKEAKLYNKCEIIVIDNASEDNSKSIITSEFPEVQWIQLKSNIGFGKACNLGARRARGKYLLLLNPDTVISETTLTACVDFMNNNPDAGMLGPKILNPDGTMQASCRRSFPTPSAALFYFSGLSRFFPKSKRFGKYNLTYMDENKTAEVDAISGSFMFMPLSVFQEVGGFDERFFMYGEDIDLCWRIRKTGKAVWYNPQIQIIHLKGKSSSKRQLRSRIAFYEAMIIFSRKYKAHRGGFFPGWLIFLGIIIQASINIGSILIRTALAGLIDLLIINGTLWAGISLRFHLTNETTPYNDQLLIMLVTHVLISAVFLFMFIYNGVYSQRQYSRLNALLSGVLSSTVSIAAVLSVRVAAFTRIGYSLSLAAVTLLLLGWREMLPKLTHLRPFIFAPSKVLIVGNCPLVSKLIKEIEDQRAHSIKGIVRCPDENSPVAVEGYPVLGEISDLKNILTKNQIDILIVATEKPWYSNIIEAMSRLGKRAPEVRWVPQKFVEEKSKDLPETVPLHIVS, encoded by the coding sequence ATGGTAGAAGCTAATAATTCTCAAGTGTTATTATCTGTAGTTATAGTTAATTACAAGGTTCCCTATTGTTTGCGTGAAGCTCTGAACTCAGTTAAAGAAGCCAAATTATACAATAAATGTGAAATTATAGTAATAGATAATGCTTCAGAAGATAATTCAAAATCAATTATCACTTCTGAATTCCCTGAAGTCCAATGGATACAGCTAAAGAGTAACATCGGGTTTGGAAAAGCTTGTAATTTAGGGGCACGAAGAGCCAGAGGGAAATACCTGTTACTCCTTAACCCCGATACGGTAATTTCTGAAACCACACTTACTGCCTGTGTCGATTTTATGAATAATAATCCGGATGCAGGGATGCTTGGTCCCAAGATATTAAACCCTGATGGGACTATGCAGGCAAGCTGCCGGCGCTCTTTCCCCACTCCATCGGCTGCGCTCTTTTATTTTTCAGGGCTTAGCCGTTTTTTCCCTAAGAGTAAAAGGTTTGGAAAGTACAATCTGACCTATATGGATGAAAACAAAACGGCTGAAGTTGATGCTATATCCGGTTCATTTATGTTTATGCCTCTTTCTGTTTTCCAGGAGGTGGGAGGATTCGATGAGCGTTTTTTCATGTATGGAGAGGACATAGATCTATGTTGGCGAATCCGAAAAACGGGTAAAGCGGTATGGTATAATCCACAAATCCAGATTATTCACCTGAAGGGTAAAAGTTCCTCTAAACGGCAGTTAAGGTCTCGTATCGCATTTTACGAGGCTATGATTATCTTCAGCAGAAAATATAAAGCACATCGGGGAGGTTTTTTTCCCGGATGGCTGATATTTTTGGGGATTATTATACAGGCATCGATAAATATTGGCTCGATTCTGATACGTACAGCTCTGGCCGGACTTATCGATTTATTGATAATCAATGGCACCTTGTGGGCGGGGATTTCACTGCGCTTTCATCTTACAAACGAAACCACTCCCTACAATGATCAGTTACTTATAATGCTTGTAACGCATGTTCTAATAAGCGCTGTGTTTCTATTTATGTTTATCTATAATGGAGTCTATTCTCAGCGCCAATATTCCAGGCTAAATGCATTGCTCTCCGGTGTCCTTTCATCCACTGTGTCTATTGCTGCTGTTTTAAGTGTTAGGGTCGCGGCGTTTACCAGAATTGGCTACAGTCTCTCTTTGGCTGCAGTGACACTTTTGCTTCTGGGCTGGAGGGAAATGCTGCCCAAATTAACACATCTCAGGCCCTTTATTTTTGCTCCTTCAAAGGTTTTGATCGTTGGTAACTGTCCCCTTGTTTCAAAACTAATAAAGGAAATTGAAGATCAGAGGGCACACTCAATAAAAGGAATCGTTCGCTGCCCTGATGAGAATTCTCCAGTAGCAGTTGAAGGCTATCCGGTGTTAGGTGAAATTAGCGACCTTAAAAACATATTAACCAAAAACCAAATTGATATTCTCATTGTTGCCACAGAAAAACCCTGGTACTCAAACATAATAGAGGCTATGTCCCGGCTTGGCAAAAGGGCTCCGGAGGTACGGTGGGTTCCTCAGAAGTTTGTGGAGGAAAAATCAAAAGATCTTCCCGAAACGGTTCCACTTCACATCGTCTCTTGA
- a CDS encoding dihydroorotate dehydrogenase electron transfer subunit yields MKQINSKVIRNQKITSDFYELEFSWDHEAGIPVPGQFLTIRVSHDTVPLLRRPFAFSAFNGETMSASIIYQKRGRATELLCSKEKGETLDLIGPLGNPFPKLPPQKAVLVAGGIGLGPVMFMVSDLLQKNQSVEFVFGCRNTHSVPDAQSFKRLQPVVCTDDGTAGFKGTVIDYLEEKGSVDSKSTIYCCGPHPMLKALNDLADTKKAQCFVSVEQVMACGVGACMGCVVKTTTGYQRACKEGPVFNSRDILWE; encoded by the coding sequence ATGAAACAAATCAATTCAAAAGTTATAAGAAACCAAAAAATCACTTCCGATTTCTACGAATTGGAATTTAGCTGGGACCATGAAGCCGGCATTCCTGTACCTGGCCAGTTTTTAACAATCAGGGTTTCACATGACACTGTTCCGCTTCTAAGACGCCCCTTTGCTTTCTCCGCTTTTAATGGAGAAACAATGAGCGCCTCAATTATTTATCAGAAACGCGGACGCGCTACAGAACTTCTTTGTTCTAAGGAAAAAGGTGAAACGCTTGATCTGATTGGTCCCCTGGGCAATCCCTTCCCAAAACTACCTCCTCAAAAAGCCGTTTTGGTAGCCGGAGGTATTGGACTTGGGCCTGTGATGTTTATGGTTTCTGATCTATTGCAAAAAAACCAATCAGTAGAGTTTGTGTTTGGATGCAGAAATACGCACTCCGTTCCGGATGCTCAAAGCTTCAAAAGGCTCCAACCTGTAGTATGTACCGATGATGGAACTGCGGGATTCAAAGGAACAGTGATCGATTACCTGGAAGAAAAAGGTAGTGTCGATTCAAAAAGCACAATCTATTGCTGCGGACCACACCCAATGCTTAAAGCGCTAAACGACCTTGCAGATACGAAAAAAGCACAATGCTTTGTGTCAGTTGAACAGGTAATGGCTTGTGGAGTGGGGGCGTGCATGGGGTGTGTGGTCAAGACAACAACAGGTTATCAAAGAGCGTGTAAAGAGGGACCGGTTTTTAACAGCAGAGACATACTATGGGAATAA
- a CDS encoding dihydroorotate dehydrogenase: MGITTDLSIQIGDKILPNPVGVASGTFGYGSEYEELLDLNWVGAIYTKAVTLAPREGNEIPRIIETPSGLINSIGLANVGVDRFISEKMPFLRRLPCAIVVNVAGSTEQEYTTVLERLEAVDGIWGYEINVSCPNVKHGGLAFGTDPVQIERLTSQLRKRTSKPIIIKLTPNVTDITVIARAAENAGADALSCINTLLGMVINTATKKPVLQMKTGGLSGPAIRPVGVAMTYKVSNAVTIPVIGMGGIMNSDDAIQYLLAGASAIQIGTANFIDPQAPQNVLDGIKEYCDRENVNAVTQMKDLLI, translated from the coding sequence ATGGGAATAACTACAGATCTTTCGATACAAATAGGTGATAAAATACTCCCCAACCCGGTAGGAGTTGCCTCAGGCACATTTGGCTATGGTAGTGAATATGAAGAGCTTCTGGACCTTAACTGGGTGGGCGCTATTTATACTAAAGCAGTCACACTTGCCCCCAGAGAAGGAAATGAGATACCAAGAATTATTGAAACCCCATCAGGATTAATCAACTCTATCGGGCTGGCCAATGTTGGGGTAGATAGATTCATCTCAGAAAAGATGCCTTTTTTAAGACGGTTACCCTGTGCGATTGTGGTCAATGTGGCAGGCTCAACAGAGCAGGAATACACCACCGTCCTTGAGCGACTCGAAGCTGTTGATGGAATTTGGGGTTATGAAATAAATGTATCATGTCCCAATGTAAAACACGGCGGACTTGCGTTTGGCACCGATCCGGTACAAATTGAGCGTCTTACTTCGCAGCTGCGTAAACGTACATCAAAGCCAATAATTATAAAGCTTACTCCCAATGTTACCGATATTACCGTGATTGCTCGGGCTGCAGAGAATGCCGGAGCAGATGCTCTCTCCTGTATTAATACACTTTTGGGAATGGTTATCAACACTGCCACAAAAAAACCTGTTCTTCAGATGAAAACCGGTGGTCTCTCAGGTCCGGCAATCAGACCCGTGGGAGTAGCCATGACCTATAAGGTAAGCAACGCTGTAACGATCCCGGTTATCGGTATGGGTGGTATAATGAATAGCGATGATGCGATTCAGTATCTGCTTGCCGGAGCTTCTGCAATACAGATTGGTACCGCAAATTTTATCGACCCGCAGGCACCGCAAAATGTTCTCGATGGAATAAAGGAGTACTGTGACAGAGAGAATGTAAACGCAGTGACCCAAATGAAAGACTTGCTTATTTAG
- a CDS encoding Tex family protein, whose product MTMNIAEQLINEFTLKPFQVQNTLELFNEGATVPFIARYRKERTGSLDEIQIRDLQHRYNYYKELDERREVILESIKSQEKLTPELEAKIQKTLSKTELEDLYLPYKPKRTTRATKARDAGLEPLAEWILELTCPHCDAMVKAEEFINEEKGIDTAQKAVKGACDILAEVLSDNADVRKWMRELAADQGVIISKVKKEFEEQKTKFEMYYDFKEKVSSLPSHRILAMLRGEREKVLRLSLEIPQETAVQYLNSKLIENPESATVDLLQKVVLDSYDRLLLPATETEIRKEIRDRAEAEAFKVFGDNLEALLLSPPAGRKPVIGIDPGFRTGCKVAVVDDTGKFIENHTIYPNEPQKETEKSAAVIAKLIQTYNIELIAIGNGTASRETDQFVRSVIKDMPTKPASVIVNEAGASVYSASDVAIKEFPELDLTVRGAISIARRLQDPLSELVKIDPKSIGVGQYQHDVNQSKLKESLDEVVESCVNRVGVDVNLASDELLKYVSGLNRLIASNIVKYRNEKGAFSSRKELLKVPGLGEKKFQLSAGFLRIAGSKNPLDNSAVHPERYELVKQMASQLNTTINELIGNSTLLKSINKKEFVTEEVGLPTIDDILSELEKPGRDPRQEFQYARFKDEVNEIKDLEEGMLLEGTVTNVTNFGAFVDIGVHQDGLVHISEMSNSFVSDPKDVVKVGQVVKVRVAKVDAELKRISLSMKLDGDTRAAPARNERKDGPQKKAQPSAKSLAQRFGKEKKGDKQQLRTVKPKINIKRLLP is encoded by the coding sequence ATGACTATGAACATTGCCGAACAACTTATCAATGAATTTACCCTCAAACCCTTTCAGGTGCAGAATACTCTTGAGCTTTTTAATGAAGGCGCAACTGTACCATTTATTGCCCGTTACCGTAAGGAACGTACTGGTTCACTTGATGAAATACAGATACGTGATCTTCAACACCGGTACAACTATTATAAAGAACTGGATGAGCGCAGAGAAGTTATACTCGAAAGTATTAAAAGTCAGGAAAAGCTTACTCCAGAACTGGAAGCAAAAATACAAAAGACTCTGAGTAAAACAGAGCTTGAAGATCTCTATCTTCCCTATAAACCTAAACGAACCACACGCGCCACCAAAGCCAGGGATGCGGGGCTTGAACCACTTGCAGAGTGGATACTTGAACTTACTTGCCCTCACTGTGATGCCATGGTTAAGGCTGAGGAGTTCATAAATGAGGAAAAAGGAATTGATACTGCGCAAAAAGCGGTAAAGGGTGCCTGTGATATCCTGGCTGAAGTACTCTCCGATAATGCTGATGTACGAAAATGGATGCGTGAGCTGGCTGCTGATCAGGGTGTTATAATAAGTAAGGTAAAAAAGGAGTTTGAGGAGCAAAAGACCAAGTTTGAAATGTATTACGATTTTAAGGAGAAAGTAAGCTCTCTTCCTTCACACAGAATACTTGCTATGCTACGGGGAGAACGGGAAAAGGTTTTACGTTTGTCCCTTGAAATACCACAGGAAACCGCCGTTCAATACCTTAACAGTAAACTCATTGAAAACCCCGAAAGCGCAACGGTTGATTTGCTTCAGAAAGTGGTACTCGATAGCTACGACCGACTTCTTCTCCCTGCTACAGAAACTGAAATACGAAAAGAGATCAGGGATAGGGCAGAAGCAGAAGCGTTTAAAGTGTTTGGTGATAATCTTGAAGCACTGCTTTTATCGCCACCGGCCGGAAGAAAACCGGTAATAGGTATCGATCCCGGGTTTAGAACAGGGTGTAAAGTGGCGGTTGTAGATGATACGGGCAAGTTTATCGAAAATCATACAATCTATCCCAATGAACCTCAAAAGGAAACTGAAAAATCAGCAGCAGTTATTGCCAAACTTATTCAGACGTATAATATAGAGCTTATAGCCATTGGTAACGGTACAGCAAGCAGAGAAACTGATCAGTTTGTTCGGTCGGTGATTAAAGATATGCCAACCAAACCTGCCAGTGTGATAGTAAACGAAGCTGGAGCAAGTGTGTACAGCGCCTCAGATGTGGCCATAAAGGAGTTCCCGGAACTCGATCTTACTGTCAGAGGAGCGATTTCCATCGCACGCCGGCTTCAGGACCCTCTTTCGGAGCTGGTCAAAATCGACCCTAAATCAATAGGAGTTGGGCAGTACCAACACGATGTAAATCAGAGTAAGCTTAAAGAGTCTCTTGATGAGGTTGTTGAGAGTTGTGTGAACAGGGTAGGAGTAGATGTAAACCTTGCTTCCGATGAACTGTTGAAATACGTTTCCGGTCTCAACAGACTGATCGCATCCAACATCGTAAAATACCGAAATGAAAAGGGCGCCTTTTCTTCACGAAAAGAACTCCTCAAGGTTCCGGGGCTGGGTGAAAAGAAGTTTCAACTTTCTGCAGGGTTTTTAAGAATCGCCGGTTCCAAAAATCCACTCGATAATTCTGCTGTGCATCCAGAGCGCTATGAACTGGTGAAACAGATGGCATCTCAACTTAATACAACCATCAATGAGCTCATTGGAAACAGCACTCTTCTAAAATCAATAAACAAAAAAGAGTTCGTTACCGAAGAAGTAGGATTACCTACCATCGATGATATTCTTTCTGAGCTGGAAAAGCCGGGTCGTGATCCTCGTCAGGAGTTTCAGTATGCACGCTTTAAGGATGAAGTGAATGAAATTAAGGATCTTGAGGAAGGGATGCTTCTTGAAGGGACGGTAACAAATGTGACTAACTTCGGGGCATTTGTGGATATTGGAGTGCATCAGGATGGACTTGTGCATATATCAGAGATGTCGAATTCTTTCGTTTCTGATCCCAAAGATGTAGTGAAGGTGGGTCAGGTGGTTAAAGTACGCGTTGCAAAGGTGGATGCAGAACTTAAAAGGATATCCCTGTCAATGAAACTGGATGGAGATACCAGGGCAGCACCGGCCAGAAATGAGAGAAAAGATGGCCCACAAAAGAAGGCGCAGCCCTCTGCCAAATCGCTTGCACAACGCTTTGGCAAAGAAAAAAAAGGGGACAAACAGCAGCTCAGGACAGTTAAGCCTAAAATCAATATAAAAAGATTGTTGCCTTAA